Proteins found in one Xenopus laevis strain J_2021 chromosome 1L, Xenopus_laevis_v10.1, whole genome shotgun sequence genomic segment:
- the LOC121393604 gene encoding uncharacterized protein LOC121393604, which produces MSPGPLSPQLKLTLRSLFLACSNCKTKFSSASADSLCGACRNSDLPPLPQASTSDPDLLRAISLSLAGIQHLARIPETLDKVLEHLSQPSHSQLRLGKNKRPPPSPPDSPGEHPSPSDEEGQVLSAEDSDQDLPDPDIDTPRTQGEVEGLIQAVLNTLNIEDDSPSIEPAKNIFKRHKKSSCLFPAYEQLDDIIKSQWKNPDHRVQLSKRFTQTYPFPKECIDLWSSPPAVDPPVSRLSRNTTIPVADAAAFKDPIDKRLEGFCKSSFTASGSAFRPIFAIAWMAKAMEVWVEQAAQLIGSEDPTTDNILSQIADATTYIGDAALDAARLVAQASAHSVAACG; this is translated from the coding sequence ATGAGCCCAGGACCTCTAAGTCCTCAGCTCAAGCTCACCCTCAGGTCTCTTTTTTTAGCCTGCTCAAATTGTAAAACTAAATTTTCTTCAGCCTCGGCTGACTCATTGTGTGGGGCCTGCAGAAACTCCGATTTACCACCCCTACCTCAGGCTAGTACTTCGGATCCAGATCTACTTAGGGCTATTTCCCTCTCACTCGCAGGCATTCAACATTTGGCCCGCATACCCGAGACCCTAGACAAAGTTCTGGAACACTTATCCCAACCTTCTCATTCTCAACTCCGCCTGGGGAAGAACAAACgcccccccccttcccctccGGACTCCCCTGGGGAACACCCCTCCCCTTCTGACGAGGAAGGCCAGGTCCTATCAGCCGAGGACTCCGATCAGGACCTCCCTGATCCCGACATAGACACTCCCAGAACTCAAGGGGAAGTGGAAGGACTTATCCAAGCTGTCCTGAACACGCTCAACATAGAGGATGACTCTCCCTCGATCGAGCCGGCAAAGAACATCTTTAAGCGACACAAGAAAAGTTCATGCCTATTCCCCGCATACGAACAGCTTGATGACATCATCAAGTCCCAATGGAAAAACCCTGATCACAGAGTGCAACTCTCCAAACGTTTCACGCAGACATACCCTTTTCCTAAGGAGTGCATTGATCTCTGGTCCTCCCCTCCTGCAGTCGATCCTCCGGTTTCCAGATTATCCAGAAATACCACCATTCCTGTCGCCGATGCGGCCGCTTTCAAAGATCCCATAGACAAGCGTCTGGAGGGGTTCTGCAAGTCCTCCTTCACCGCCTCTGGCTCGGCCTTCCGGCCCATCTTCGCTATCGCCTGGATGGCTAAGGCCATGGAAGTCTGGGTGGAACAGGCGGCACAACTCATAGGATCCGAAGATCCTACTACTGACAACATCCTTTCACAAATAGCTGACGCTACTACCTACATCGGAGACGCAGCACTCGATGCAGCAAGGTTGGTGGCTCAAGCTTCAGCCCACTCCGTAGCCGCTTGTGGCTAA